A stretch of DNA from Fundulus heteroclitus isolate FHET01 chromosome 22, MU-UCD_Fhet_4.1, whole genome shotgun sequence:
AGCCATATTTGAAAGAAAGTCAAGTCCAAGTTGCCAAAATCAGAATAGAGGACACATGGAAGAAGGGATCGGTTAAGATGACACTAAAATTTAAAGTGTTGGCCAACATGCAAAACAGCATAGGGATTGATAGACTAACCCTCTAAACATAGCACCCTCAGTGTGAAACATGGTTGTGGTAGCTGGATACCACCGTTAGGATTTCTTCAGCCAGGACAGGGAAAGACTTTGTGGGAAAatgaatggagctgaatacaGGGTAATCCCAAAAGAAAACTTGTTAAGAGGCTGAATTAGAGCcctaatttaaacatttttaaaggctCAACAATGTGTGTTCATAGACATTTTCCATCTAAATGTGACTGAGGTAAAGGTATTTTGCTGAGAACATTGGGTAAAAATGTCAACTGCTAGACATGGTAGCTACATACCCAAAAGACTCGGTGCTGTGTTCGCAGTGAAAAGTATTGACTCTTCCATTGTTTTTATGAATGAACATGATAACATGTGAATAGGTTTGGGGAGTTTAGTAAGCTCTTTATATAGATTAACCCGAGGAAaggttagaagaaaaaaaaaacattagttcaTGTGTATTAAACGTAAATCGTTTTTCCCATCCTGCAGGAAACTCCTCTGTGGCGAGGAGGCTCGGCTGTCCTCCGTCTCTGACCCCCACGTCCCCTTACCTCATATCTACCACCAGTCGCCCGTTTATACCCTCCCCTGCTTCAGCCGACCAGGAGTCACACAAAGACGAGCAGAGCCCAGGTACAAGTTTGTGGAGGAGATCATAACAGAAACCACCAGGGAGATTGAGATGTCAGAGTTTGAGGAGACGGGATCAGAGGACGCGCATGTGGGGAAGGATGAGCAGGACTGTGGAAAAAGTGAGACAGGGGCCACTGAAGAAGAGGGTGATCATAAGGACAGTCGAGAGGATGAGGGAAACGAGATGTCTGATAGTCAGCAGAGTCAAGTAGCATCAGACGATAAGCCGGGGAATGAAGATGATGATACAAAGGTAGCTGATGATGTTAATGGGCAAAACAGTGGAGAAGAACCACAGAACATAGCAGCTCTCGTCAGTGGTGAAAAAGTGGTTACAGAGGTAGATAATAAAGTAGTGCAGAACAGTAAGGAGAAAGAATCTGCAGAGACTGAGATACCCAGTCAGAAGTCTCCTGCTGAAATCCTAGTTCCAGCATCGGAGGAAGGTGACAAAACTCAGCAGCCGAGTTGTGATATCCAGGTGCAGGAGGAAGTCAATGAATCGGCTGGAGAAGCAAAGACCCCTGCGATGATAGAAGAGGAATGTGTAGAAATCGCGGGACTGACGTCTGGAGCACCAAAAAATGAGGAGAAAGAAATTAGCCACACGAAGCAAAAAGAAACCACTAAGGTTGGTGTTGCAAAAGTTGAGGAAGAACGCGCAGAGAGCGCTCAAGATGCCACACATGAAAGCAATAAAGACCAAGATAAATCCCCATCTTCCAAATCTATGGAGACAGCAGTGGGTCAGCAACCAGAAGGAggagacaaaacccaaatcactTCATCTGCTTTGCAACAGGAAAAGGAAGAATCTGTGGCTGCAGAAAGACAGGAGTTACAGCAGGCACCTGCAGAAAGCAGTCAGACTCCAAACTAAAATCTAAGGGCTCAAGGAAAATGGCAGCTTCTGCTGAAGTGAAGAATGAATGAGAACACTTTGCACTCAAAGAGACAACAGCCGGAAATAGAGAAGGGCTCAATACGGAAACGCAAGCTCGTGGCATCTGCACAGTCGAGAACAAAGAATGATGCTAAATACAGGAATGGGTTgtaaaaatatctattttacaGGAGcacatgcttttttattttgtttttatcatgtcTGACCTTAAAATGTAAACTGGCTTCCAGATATATTGAAAcaccaaaaagaaaaccttatATAACTACAAATATTAATGCAACTTGGtcatttgattgtttttgctctggTGTGTGCAAATAAAAGCAATACAAAATGATTGGTTCTgggttatttttcatttctgaaaCAAGGCGTTCAAAAGTAAATAGATTTGCATCcttgtattttgggaaaaaaataaatcagaatgttTACCATCTTTAAATGATTCAACAATGATGTAATAAGGTAATAGTTTTAGGTCAATATATCTGTGAATTTCTTTACAGCCTCTTGCCATCACATgtaacattttgtaaaaatccgcTGAAAACCAACAAAATCTGTGCAAACCCTTAAAGTAAAGCTTTGTTTTCCCTTTTGACTCTTTAAGTATTCAGTCTGGTTCAGTAGGATTCTTTCCAAATTCTCTCTTGATAATATTCCACATTTATTCCTAGtacagttttttaaaatcaatccaaTTGTGAGGACATCTTTTATCCGCAttctaaaaaaagtaaaaaaaaagaaatttaaaaaaaaaatccagacagCGAAACAAGTTCAAacttcagggggaaaaaaaaggtccagtttttttttttttactatttttgggatgatcatgacctggatggcTGAGAATCTTCTCAACAGGTCACTGCCAGCTTTTCTGTCAGATCTAGGTTGAGACTCTGGATGAGCCAATCCTCGGGTGATGCCATTCTTTTGTCCATCTGAATATTCGTTTGGGGACAAAGTTAAACTGGAAATGAAATCTCGCTTTATCTTCAGCATTCTTGCAACCACTTGAATGTTTGGTGTCAGAACTTATTGGATATGGGAACTACGCAAAGCTTTGGGAGCTTTTTGCATGGtttggatgttttcttttcattgtgTGGAAGAAACGGCTTATGTTTTGGAGTCCTCTTCTTCAGAGTACACATTTGGAGGATATGCAATCTTTGATAACCACTTTAAAAACTTTAAGTATAAATGCTGCATTTTATTCAATGAAATAACTACGTTTGACAATACATGGTAATATGGGTGCATATGGGATTAAATTACTATAACTAGTGCTTCTCTGACTTTGAAAAGCAAACTTTACAAGCTAGTCCTTATTATTAGTTAccccacatctgattggtcaagCAACTCCAACCTGAGTTCGCCCTGGAAGTAAACTCAACACATTTCTCCACCTTTCATACTTGGAGTGGTCCCAGGCGGATCAGATAGCCGTTAGTGCAGTCAATCTGCAGTCTTTAGCAGTTTTAGGTTGATATATTTGATTCAGTGCTCttcaattttatatttttaattttattgtccaaTTTCAGGATTATATATTCTTAGTCATGAGACTTCGGCTCATGCTTTCTTTCAATATTCagtaaaagcttttcttttagtGTGACATACAATGCAAAAAGTTTACAAAATTTAGTTTTATCACTCATTCTCTGAAtagaaaaaaactctgaaataTCAAGAATCCAGCCAGAGGTATGTAAACTTATGAACACATCTGTGTCTGAGCCTTAATTCAGGTTAAACAGTTTCATGATAAACAtgcgtttttattttctaaaataatcCCCAAAACTTTTTTATGTTGAATTTCACAGGCTATGTTACCCTAAAAGCTTCAAAATAATTTAGCATggctttaatttcttttaatacaTCACTAAACCCTGACATTGTAACAGAGGTTTCACACTTTCTAAATTCACTGTAACTCCGGGAGGCGATTATGAAGTTCAAAGACTTTATTGAAAATCCGTACATACACAAAGGGACCTCAAAGACTTCTTATAGGATCGGTAAGAACTGAACAGAAACAGATTTCCATGAAGCACGTGTGCAACTTTACTCTACACCTCCTCCAAAGAATTTCTTAGTTTGGCATCACTTTGAACATTATGTGCTCCACAGTTGTCTCTTGttgcataataaacaaaatataactCTGCTTGGGCGATCCAAAGCACAGGTTTCTCTCCCAGTAACCCCAGAACCATTCAGTTTAGGGGAAGGTCACATGTGCAGCTTTGCCAAAACCTCCCAGCTTAAAACATCGACATTAACGGAATATCAGCATGTGTTTTTCTATGATCGGTATCTAAACACAAGTCTAGTGTAATTTAGGTTTGGATCAGATAATGGTTGTGATGGCAAAGAATAGAGACAAAATATGAATCTTCAAGAAACAAACGTGTGAATTTCTGTTGTCACGTAAAAAGGGACGTGAATGGAGTGTCTGGGATTATTGCGATAAAGCCACACACTGACGTACAGAGGGATTGGATGATCAAAATTATTATGGCAGTGGTAGACAGGAACAATgacatttataaataatatGACAATGACTGTCTTTTGGATTGATGCAACCACAAAGTAAAAAGcatcaaaaagataaaatattccGAAGACAGCAGCACCGACTCGGTGAGGTTCCCGAGAGTGTGCAGCAGAAGCCTTTAAACTGATCTCTCCATGATTTCCCTTTGCTGGTCTGAGTTGGACATACACTTAAGGCCTGATTCTTCTGATATTCCCTAGTCCCCTGCGGTATGAGGACAGTTTAGGCTTCCAGTTCCAGGCCCAGACCCAGCTTGTGGCCTCCTACATTGATGCTCTTCCCATCAATCAGACCAGAGAGAGTCAGTTTCACACCtagacacacacagaaaaacacaagagaGCAGGTTTAGTCCTCATCTGTACAAGGTGTGACCCTGAAGCAGTTGATTATCAGTGCTAGTCGAAATTGTAGCTGGTTGTGATttagaaaagtttgtttttttcctggagAAGTCAGCAaaacagcgccccctagagCCAAAATATTTCGTGGAAAATGGTGCAACACtgtaacctgactcttgccagatggatttttgttccgcagagctccacacctGGGTCTGCGATCGCTCCATTTGAGATGCCTTTCAGAAttaggggccttatcaaaaatccttgcatatgattgcaTACGTTCGGCTCAGCTACAtcgggacagcggcaggaccgggtaaataaCTCTTGCTGCGTTAAGTTTTTAAGATGCactgaaatcagggacatttcTGGAACGGCTTTTGctggggacatctggtcacccttgcttcctcgctgcgagtcgccattgttgtctgaacaAAAACCCTGCCCAGccatcctgattggctcgtccattttatgtggtattgaaatccctcacAATGGCGGCGATTCCAGATGGAcgtgtggagccgtgtggagcttaGGGGGACTACATGCATCTGGCAAAGGTCAGGTTAGTAACACTGGACTTTATTGACAACACCTTTGCTTCTCTTCTTCATCAGCCACTCTAATTCACTGAACACATGTTGCTTACAAAAGTCGAACTTGCACttcaacagatttttgagcacattttaccacataaagtcagtcagtaagcacaattACACCAttcatttttgagaagatttaaggattttaagtgcgtctTATGGTCCGTAAAATATGGTCATTATGCTACTTGACTGAATACTAATGTATATCAGTAGTATTTTAATGcaggctgattaaaaaaaaaaaaaacatatggaaACAGAATTACTGAAGGTTTCTGATCAGCGTAACCATTGACTGAACAGAGAAGGCATTAGGATTAACTAAACCTTCCTTGTTAGCCTGGTCTGGAGCAGGCTAGCTGCAAACTAAATCGGCATTATAATGTATGCGTTACTGGTTTTGTTAAACAGAGTCCAGCCTTAATTCAGCCAATCTATCAGAAAAATCCCGACTTAATCCTCTACATTAGTTTTGTGAAACAGGCCTCAGCACACAGTTTTTGAAGATACTCTAGATAGAAATCAATACTGGTTTGAAGGCAAAGGTTAGCATCCCCAAACATTGATGTGATTTTGATTGTTCATACTATCACTATGCATTATGTAATttgataaaaaacaataatttatatttttgaaagTATTCGTGGTTTACAGCATTTTTCATACCTGCCTAACTAATACTGCACACCCCCTAAACATTTCCCCATGGCCAGACACTAGGTGGCAGCATcgtgttttttcttcataggtAGCTGTGTTTACATAAAGTTTGctgtatacatatacatatgcGTGTCACAGAAATCATTTGTGAAACATGAAAATCATATATTCTTTTCCTTTCCCCTCACAATTACATAGTACTTTGGATTTGtccattacaaaaaaaacaacaaaataagttGAAGCTTGTGGTGGTTATGCAACAACATGTGGAAAAAATGAAGTACTTTCCTGTCAAGTACCCTGTGGGAAGAAACTCACCTGGTCTAAGAGTTTGGGTGTAGCCAACACCTACAAGGCTATTGTTGTTAACTTTAGcctaaaacatacaaaaagagAGAAGGGAAAAAATGTCAGTCAGCAGTATTTAATCTTGCGGTTTATAGTAACGTCTGTTACCTTACAAACACTAAAGGTCTGAGTGAGAAAACTTACACTGATGGAGGCATCTTTGTCCAGTTGGTATTTAGCACCAATGCCGAAGTTTGTGCTGTTGCTGCCGGCGCTCCACGCCAGGTGGACTGCAGTCTCCAGCCTGTCACTGGGCTTCTGGTAGATGGAGCCACCAAACTCAGCTCCATCATTTCTGTAACaatcaaaaattatttaacaaattaaaatcgaaaaaaaaaaaaaaattcaataaatatttaagcTTCAACTTAATGAAAGGCAGAAATAAAATAGGTTGGCTTACACATTTGTATGTAGCTGGAAGTCTGCCGTCTTGTAGCCAATGGCGAAGTTGTTCTTGGTCATCCTGGATTTGGCGGTGTCGAAGCTCATCTGGTAACCGGCGAGCCATCCCTCGTAACCGATGACGGCGGCTCCGTGGATCGTTGGGCCGGCGAAGTCGAAGTCAACATCGCAGCCCAAGTTGAGGTACTCGCGCTTGTACGCGGTCTTAACCTTGCCACTCTTCTTACTGTTGATAAAAGAATGTTATAAAATCTAATTTGACTTGATGCTCATGCCATCTGACTGGTGTTGGGTTACATTTCCCCCAGTAGTATACTGTTAGTCTTTATTGGGTTTAAGTTTACATCTCAAGTAGAAACACTTACACTCATTCACAGTCTGAATGACTTCAGCCCTGACAAACTCAGTGTGAAAGACAACATGACATTTCCTGGGCTGTATACCAGACGGCAAATGgaatcatgatttttttttttttaccccagaaagggtaagacttaaaaaaaacaaaaacatacaagCCCAGTGAAGTGTTACAACATACTAGCTGCATGCAGCGACTCTGAACACACAGCTGCTACGGACACTTGTCAGACGTATATGAGGCAAAGATCGGGTTTCCATAATTACTCAAGGAGTCGAGGAACAGGCAGAGCAACCTGCTCCTGttcagaaataaactaaaatacatGTAACAAATTAAACCTTGACCGTCAACTTACCCAGTGTTTGGTGAGAAGGTTGTGTCAAATGTCAACTTTAGCCCTTTTGTAATCTGTTAGAAGACAAATTAGGGAATTcattaaaatcagaaaagttAGGCTACTACATCAAGTGTGCACGtcgttttcttttgtttgtagcTGCCGTTAATTTACgaaaatgtcaaaatatcaTGCGAACCTGGTCTTCAACGGTGATTTCTGTTCCCAGGGTGTTGTCGGTGTTCCACTTCTCAGTGAAGGTCAAGCCATATTCGGGCCGCTTGTATTTGGTTTCCAGGCTGCCGACAACTTTGCTGGTATCAGTGTTGGACGAACCAGATGTTTTGAATTCCTGCAGGAGACATTTTTAGACAAACTGCAATCAAAGGCGTGAATTCAATAAGCTTACCAGTTGTGATAAATGTTGCTCAAACAGAATTTGTTATTGGATGCATTTTTCTATATTGTCGTTACCCTGatgtcaaattaaaacaaaaccatcAAGTACTAAGTTTAGGTTTCTCAAACAGCGTTAGGTGTGGTGTAACTAAAAGTCACTCAAAAGGAGAATCTGATGACAtgccaaacaaaacaaaagacagcaaATCTTTATGCTGGGgacaaaataaagatttctcaAGTTCAAGGCTAAGTGCAAACAATACTTGTTTGCACTTAGCAAAGTGTTTTTCACAGCAACATAGCGATATAATGACTTCCAACAAGATTGTTTAACCAAAATCAAAAATTGCCTTACAACTCCACTGGCAGACTTTGTCTTCACGTCAAGCTTCACTATGCCAAATCCTGTATGAGAAATGGATTTTTACACATTATTTAACTTGTCAACTACAGTTGGAGGAGAAGAAGCTGCAACCCCAAGAAAACCTACCATAGCCTTTATTGAAGATATCCTTGGCAGATTTGCCCAGATCAGCATAAGCGGGAGGCACGGCCATTGTACctgcagataaaagaaaaaggaaatcacttttttttttttttttttttttacattctactcttaagcctccctggtaaggtctattcaggggttctggaaaggagggtccgtcggatagtcgaatctcggattcaggaagagcagtgtggttttcgtcctggccgtggaacactggaccagctctacaccctcagcaggattcttgagggggcatgggagtttgcccaaccagtctacatgtgttttgtagatctggagaaggcattcgactgtgtcccccgagggatcctgtggggggtactccgggagtatggagtaccgggccctttaataagggctgtcaggtctctgtacgaccggtgtcaaagtctggtccgcattgccggcagtaagtcggactcgtttccggtgagagttggactccgccaaggttgccctttgtcaccgattctgttcataacttttatggacagaatttctaggcgcagccaaggtgttgaggggatccgttttggtggccttaggattgcgtctctgctattcgcggatgacgtggtcctattggcttcatcagggcgtgatctacagctctcactggagcggttcgcagccgagtgcgaagcggccgggatgagaatcaatgcctccaaatctgagaccatggtcttgaaccggaaaagggtagagtgccttctccgggttggggagaatgtcctgcccctagtggaggagttcaagtatcttggggtcttgttcacgaatgaggggaggatggagcgggagatcgacaggcggattggtgcagcgtctgctgtgaagcgggcgctgtaccgatccgttgtggtgaagagagagctgagccaaaaggcgaagctctcgatttaccggtcgatctatgttcctaccctcatctatggtcacgagctttgggtcgtgaccgaaagaacgagatcccggatacaagcggctgaaatgagttttctccgtagtgtgtctgggctctcccttagagatagggtgaggagctcagtcatccggggaggactcagagtagagccgctgctcctccacgtcaagaggagccagttgaggtggctcgggcatctggtcaggatgcctcctggacgcctccctggtgaggtgttccgggcacgtcccaccgggaggaggcccaggggaagacccaggacacgctggagggactatgtctcccggctggcctgggaacgccttgggattcctcctgaggagctggcccaagtggctggggagagggacgtctgggcctccctactgaagctgctacccccacgacccgaccccggataagcggaagaagacggacggacggacggacattcTACACAGTAGAAATGTGACAAGTGGAGAGAGGTCAGGATGAAAAGATACAAATACACTTTGTGATTGCAAACTTTTTATTTGGATAACGATGCACATAGGCCTGGCCGGTCATCGGTTTCACGGTAAACTGTGTTACGGCTCAAAACCTCTCCTAGGCCTTTCTAACATCTGTGTTTCAGAGCTCCTAAGTGGGGCTGACTGAAAGAGGAGGCAGCTAGCCAGTACCTCCAGAAAAATCCAGCTTAAGAGGCACCACTTGCTCCTTCTGTCGCTCTCTCCTTGACCTGCCTTCTCCAGACAGTTTTTTCTTTCGTTAAATTGAATTTCAAGTTTtcccatgcatttttttttatttttaatgtcatgtttttattaatgcgCCAGGTTAGTTTGCAAGTAACAGCTGTGGATAACTCTGGCATcctgttttctaccctggatctgtttggttattctgctccacagcatgtttgtgaaagcaATTTTATCAATATTCAGGGAGAGGCTTTGGTCCTTACAGCCGCCATTAAACACCGTTACGTTATTCATTTGCTGTTCAATGTTGCATAACTGCAAAGGCACGTTACTCGGGTAGAagataaaactatttttttattcagagcAATCCAATTTGATATACGATAGCATTGATTTGTAATCttgagaatcagaatcaaacaGAGTCTTGAAATTTGAAAATGGATACCCAGCCCTATTTAGGGCTGGGTATTAAAAATACTATCCCTGTGTTACTGAGGCAGACAGCTTGGTGATTGTGCTGCTGGTGATACTGTGTTGTTTGATTGTGTATTTGATTAGCTTTGCGTAGCTAAAGTACAGAGTACCTCCGTAGGTTTGGCTGAGCAGCTCTTTAGCTGAATGTACATTATGTATACACACGTCCATCCTTGtgatttctgtttgtttctgtgtgtaGGTAACACCTTATATATAATCTTCACATCAAACACTACTAAAACATAAAAGCTACCAACATGATCCATTACTTCTATAAAAAGATAACTGTTGTGCAGTATACCCATTTTGTATTGCCAATTGAAGCAGCGGAGATGCAGTAATCCCATCACTTGTAAACTGTTATTGCTCTagatttcataatttaaaaacattttttttatctatatagctTAATTGCATTAGGAGGGCATTTGATAGCAAGGCAACAGATGCGCTTCTAGGGACGCAAAATGTCAGATTTTGGCGATTAAGGCGAAGCCAGAGCGACACGACACCTGACACTAATGCAAAGGGGCTGTTGCTTGAGTAGAAAACTTTGAACTTTTATGTCTTGTCTTGTcgcgacaaccaatcaggaactggatgtggctgtgatgtGAAGGACGGCAGCGGAGACgaagcagttttcattcaacgtggaagaaaagctgatagTGGTGATCTGCGGTCGGCCTGAATTTCACCAGGGTGACACAAAGGGTTTATTCTATTCTAAGACTCAATGCAATTGGGTTATTTACCTCCTAAACATGGTACATCACGACTGCATCATATTAGGAAAATACAACATTTCAAGGTTGttgagttttgtttattttatgttctgaCTAAACCCCAttttcctccaattttttttccttcccctcCATCACAATGACCACACCACTCTCCTTGAGAGATTTATATTAGGGGTAGCTGTAAAAGGCAGAGCAAGTCCACCTACTATATTATTAAGAAGCAGGGTTTAAGTGTATGGCACATGAAATAGAGCCTGCCAAAAAGACTGTGTGCCTGAACACTGAAGTCACCATAGTGACAAATTTGAGTTATTGTGCAAGGAGcagtaagtgaaatttcattattttagacagAAAGAACTACCGCAATTTCCGGACTATAGAGcgcacctgaatataagtcgcacccactaattctgaaaataaatgcaaaattattTGTATAAAAGGCCGCACTTAATAAGCCGCAGATGTCCACATTGTAATGAGAGTTATTTACATACATAATGTTACAcagtaagatttattttttgttcaaggGCTCGTAACACATACAAATACGTACCGTAAACACTTGTTGCTGAACAGTGCCAGTAGCACGGCTTATTAAGAAAAAACAGTAGCCTATAGGGAAAAGTCATTGATCACCGTCTTCATCATCCTCCTGTGCACTAAATCCAGTAAAGTGTTCTTACAGTGAAGTTTTGAACGACCACAgaataactttgtttttaacttttaaccaaATCCGTATGAGTAGCTAACATATACGTACTGTAAATCCCCCCCAAACAGTGCCTGTAACATGGCAAAGGAAAAAGTACAGTACCCTAACCAGGAAAAGTTATTCATCAACGTCTTCATCTGCCTCCTGCGCACTAAATCCATTAAAGTCTTCTTCAGTGTCGGAGTTGAACAGCCTCACAATCCGTTCATCACACACTTCCTTAGCCTCGCTTTCGTTGTTGCTCTCAATGTCACTTTCATCTTCCAGGCAAATTTGCTCTTGTTCTGTCCTCTTCCTCACCCAGCAGGCAAGCTTTTCAAAACCCGTCGGTgatggtggatttttttttttgcttttccacgCCGTCAGGATCCACTGGCAGACTTGAGCAAGGGTAGCTTTCCGCGTGCGGCCACCTTTGGTAAACTATTTCTCGTCACGAGTCATCCGAGGCTCCCACTCAGCTCTGAGAGCCACTTTA
This window harbors:
- the vdac2 gene encoding voltage-dependent anion-selective channel protein 2, with protein sequence MAVPPAYADLGKSAKDIFNKGYGFGIVKLDVKTKSASGVEFKTSGSSNTDTSKVVGSLETKYKRPEYGLTFTEKWNTDNTLGTEITVEDQITKGLKLTFDTTFSPNTGKKSGKVKTAYKREYLNLGCDVDFDFAGPTIHGAAVIGYEGWLAGYQMSFDTAKSRMTKNNFAIGYKTADFQLHTNVNDGAEFGGSIYQKPSDRLETAVHLAWSAGSNSTNFGIGAKYQLDKDASISAKVNNNSLVGVGYTQTLRPGVKLTLSGLIDGKSINVGGHKLGLGLELEA